ACGCGGAAAAAGCATCCGGTCAGACTTGTTTATGTCGAGGAATATTCGCGGATTGATGAAGCTTTTTATCGGGAAAAACAGGTGCAAGGGTGGAGCCATGCTAAGAAAAAAGCGCTTATTGAAGCAAATAAAGATAAATTAATCGAATTATCGAAAAATTATACACAGTATCCGAGAGAGGGGGTGGCTTCGACAAGCTCAGCCACCGGGCTCTCTTCAGTCGGAGGGACTGTGCCGGTCACTGAGCCGAAATCGGTCACTGAGCTTGTCGAAGTGACCGATCACGGAACGCTAATAAAAGAGTTTTAAAAAATTAAAAATTTTCTGCTTTACAGCTTTTTTGAAATCCTTTTTAAACTGGCGGGTATAAACAATTTTCACTTTTCTATTTCCCCGAATAGTTCATCGATAGAATCAACAGTCCGGAGGTTCTTTCTCTCTTCAGCATCCCGGAGTGATTCGAGAGTAATCCTATTGGGGATACGAATCTCAAAGGGAATCCCGCGATGCAGTGCGACTTGGGTCAGATAAAGCGAGAT
The nucleotide sequence above comes from Candidatus Latescibacter sp.. Encoded proteins:
- a CDS encoding type II toxin-antitoxin system RelB/DinJ family antitoxin, producing the protein MAKTTVIQARIDPAIKEKAQKVLETLHISMSEAISLYLTQVALHRGIPFEIRIPNRITLESLRDAEERKNLRTVDSIDELFGEIEK